In Desulfosporosinus youngiae DSM 17734, the genomic stretch CTATTGGTTTGGGTTAGGTTCGGGACTTATTTTAAGTGCCATGTTGACTCTAGTCTTCGCTCCTCAGCAGAAAATCTCAGATGTCCAATCCATGGATAATTCACAATCAGAGATCTCGATGACTGAGCAGGTGAATCAGGCTGATGTTCCTTCACCAGTTCAAGCAAACGAACCAGCTTTAAAAGAGAATTTGCCGACTGAGGAGCAAACCCCTACCCAAGTTATTCTGGATTTTGTTGTGCCAAAAGGAGCCAGCGCGGAACGGATAGCGGAACTATTGTTTGATCAAGGCTTTATTAAGGATAAAGCAGCCTTTTTGCAGTTAACTCATCAAATGAGGGCAGAAAGACAATTTAGAGCAGGAACGTTTAGTTTGTCATTAGGTCTTACCGAGGAAGAATTAATTCATCGGTTGTTGAAGTAGGGGACTTGTGTGACACTCGTCTCAGGAGTGAACAGGTATGATCTGGACTTTAAATCTATGCTTGCAAATTATCTGCAAGCTTTTTTATTTTGAGGGCACATTAATATGTATCGAGAAATTGACATATGAATAGTCGCCTTAGAGGCTAAAGAATTTGAGTATAACTACTGATAGTAGTAGATTAGGAGAGTGTGACTATGCGGAAAAAAGTTATTAGGATTATTGGAGTACCCATTGATTTAGGTGCTGACCGTCGTGGAGTAGACATGGGGCCAAGTGCTATTCGCTATGCAGGGTTAAATGCAAGATTAAAGCGTATAGGTTGGGATGTGGAGGATTATGGAAATTTGGAGGTTCCGGTTCCTGAGACACGTGTGATTAAGGATAAGAGGCTTAAGTATTTGGAAGAAATTGTTGCGATTAATGAGCATCTTCATCTCATAGTATCAGAGGCAATCAAGGAAGGGGTAATTCCCTTAATTCTTGGCGGAGATCACAGTTTAGGAATCGGAACTCTAGCAGGGTTAGCTTTAAATGAACGTTCATTTGGATTAATCTGGTTTGATACACATGGAGATTATAATTCTCTCGATACGACCTCAAGCGGCAACATTCACGGTATGCCCTTGGCCGTTGCAAATGGTATAGGTGCTCAGGAATTAACCTCTATCGGTGGAGTACAGAAGAAATTGCGAGAAGAAAATACCGTAATCATTGGGGCACGTGAAATGGATACTGAAGAGAAGGAAATGCTGCGCAAATCTAAAATTAAGGTTTTTACAATGCGAGATATCGATCAAATGGGAATGACGGAAGTGGTCAACCAAGGAATTAAAATCGCTTCCCAGGGGACGGATGGAATCCATGTTAGTTTTGATTTGGATGTGATTGACCCCGAAGAAGCTCCAGGGGTTGGAACTCCGGTCCCGGGAGGAATTACATATCGTGAGGCACATTTAGCGATGGAACTTTTAGCAGATTCAGGACTTATTACAAGTATGGATGTCGTAGAGGTGAACCCGATCTTGGATACTCATAATAAAACCGCTAAATTAGCTGTTGGGTTAATCTCCTCCGCTTTTGGAGAACGAATTTTCTAAATTAGGATTAATCAATGATTGATATGTCGTAATATACAATGTTTTCGGAATTTTTATTGAGCCAAAATGGATTATGGGTTAAAATAAATTGAGTGCTTCTTGTCCACGCGCTTTCGTGGGAGCTCCGCCAAACCTCCGGGTAGTACCTTGTGAACCCGTGGCTGGGTTTCCCACGAAAGTTTTGTGCGCCTTACCGCCTCTACGTACAATGAGTTCACTCCTGTGCGAAAAGCTGCCTTGCTTTTTGAGGTCTTTAAGTTTTCAGGATGGTTTTTTTAGGGTAGGGTAGATAAATAATATGAGAAGAGAGATGGGATACCCATGGATGGAATTAAGGCGTTTTTCAGAGTTCAAGCACAGTATTTACGCGAAGAAGTGTGGGAAGTTGCTCGCCTGATAGGGGAACATCCTGAGTTAGGTTACGAGGAATACTTTGCGTCGAATTGCTTAAGCGACTTTCTGAAGAAGCATGGATTCAAAGTGGAACTTGGAATAGCAGGGATGGAAACAGCCTTTTTGGCAAGATTTCCGGGCAGACGTCCAGGACCTAAAATCGCTTTTTTAGCAGAATATGATGCCCTGCCTGTTATTGGGCATGCTTGCGGACACAATTTAATTGGAGCAGCAAGCGCGGGTGCGGCTGTAATTTTGAGTAAGAGTCTGGAACTTGCCGGTGAGATCATAGTTGTTGGTACTCCAGCAGAAGAGACCAGCGGAGGGAAAGTGACGTTAGTTGAGAAGGGGATCTTTAAGGACATAGATGCAGCGATGATGTTTCATCCAGGCAGCCAAAATGTTCCCATTATTTCGAGCCTTGCTTTGGATGCTATAGAATTTACATTTCATGGGCGTGCCGCCCATTCTGTGGCAGCGGCTTCTTTCGGGGTTAATGCCTTAGATGCCGTAATTAATTTTTTTGTGGGAATCAATGCGCTAAAAAAGCAGATTTCACGGGAACTGAAAATTAATGGGATTATTACAGAGGGAGGCAACGCTCCTAATGTTATCCCAGAACGTGCTGTAGCACGGTTTTATTTGCGGGCCCGGAAACGTAAAGACTTAGATGAGTTACGCGAGCAAGTAATACGTTGCGCCGAGGGAGCAGCCGCCATGGTTTCTGCGAGAATGACATGGCATAACTTTGAGTATTCCTACGATGAGATGCGTACTAATCTAGCCTTGGCAGATTGCTTTAGTAAAAATCTTGAGGAGCTGGGTATCATTCATATAGCTCCTCCCCAAACGGCTATGGGCTCGGTAGATATGGGAAATGTGAGTCGAGTTGTACCCGCAATTCATCCCTATTTAATGTTGGGAACGGGTACAGAAATCCCTCATACTCTGGAATTTACTCAGGTGTGCGTTTCACGTAAGGGAGAAAGCCTGGTTTTGTTAGCTATGCAGGCGCTTGCCTTAACAGGTTGGGATATCTTAAGTGATAAAAAGCTTTTGAAGAAAATAAAGCAGGAGTTTCAATCAATAAAGTAACGGTGAAAGCATAAATAGCTTAAGATTGTGGAATTATAAGTCAAGTTCAAATATTGGACACGAACTCTGCACATTAAGGAAGGGGGAAACCCTTTCTTTTTTGCGATAACGGTTGAATGTTTATGCAACTATATGTATAATTATTAAAAATGAATGCTTAGAGAGAAGGTTTAAGATATGAAGGTTGGTGTTCTTGGAGCGACAGGATACGCAGGGCAAGAATTAGTACGGCTGTTACATCGTCATGAAGAGGTGAAAGAGTTGTATCTCTCATCATCCAGTGTTGCCGGAGAGAATTATGAAACGGTTTATCCCCATTGGGAAGGGCAAAACGTGGGGATCTTGCAAGATGAAGACATACCAGATGTGGATGTTCTTTTTTGCGCTCTCCCTCATGGGTTGACGGCAGAAAGAACGGGCGGTTTCTTAGCTCGTAAGATGAAGGTTATTGATTTAGGGGCCGATTTTCGCTTGAATTCAGGGGAGATTTACGAAGAATGGTACAAAATTAAACATCCCGCAACGGATTTGCTCAAAGACGCGGTTTATGGGTTGCCGGAGCTTTACCGTGAGCAAATTCGGGGCAAATCTTTAATCGCTAACCCAGGTTGCTATCCAACGGCAACCTTGCTGGCACTGGTTCCCTTGCTTCGTAAACGATTGCTCCAAACGAACTATTTAGTGATTGATGCCAAATCGGGTGTATCCGGAGCAGGCCGAGGGGCTTCATTAAATACACACTACAGCGAGATAAACGAAAACTTTAAGGCCTATGGGGTGGCAAGCCATCGTCATACCCCGGAAATAGAACAAGAACTCTCTCGGGCAGCAGGGATACCTCTAACCGTAAACTTTACACCACATTTAGTTCCTATGACCCGGGGAATGCTGGCGACGATTTATGCTAAGGTTTCTGAAGGGATTAGTGAAGAAGACTTGAGAAGCTGTTGGTTAGACCAATATGAGAAAGAGGAATTTATTCATCTTTTACCGCCAGGAACCTGGCCACAGACAAAATTCTCGAGTGGAAGCAATCATGCCTTTTTGCAATTAACATTGGATGAAAGAACTGGTAATGCAATCGTCATCTCTACCATAGATAATTTGCTGAAAGGTGCAGCTGGCCAGGCTATCCAGAATATGAATCTTGCTATGGGGTGGCCCGAAGCTCGAGGGCTTAAGGGGACAGCTCTTTGGCCATAAACCATCGTACGAGCTGGGGCGGTTCTCGACTTGCATCTTTAATTCATTAGGGCGAATGTGAAGGAGTGTGTAAATAAGTGAATAACACTGAAAAGGCTTGGAAGGCAATTGGCGGAGGCATAGCTGCTCCTAAGGGGTTTTATGCTGCTGGTGTCCAAGCAGGTATTAAATACAAGGATAAGTATGATGTGGCACTGATTTTTTCAGATGTTCAAGCTCAGGCAGCGGGAGTATACACTCGTAATATAGTCAAGGCTCACCCTCTCCATTTAACACAGCGTCATTTGAAGAACGGATTGGCCAGAGCTATTGTCGTGAATAGCGGGAATGCCAATGCTTGTGTTGGAGAATTTGGTGACCAGGCTGCTTTTGCCATGGCCGAAGTAGCTGGCATGTATTTGGGAATAGAACCTCAGGACGTTTTAGTGGCTTCAACAGGTGTAATTGGTGTCGAAATGCCCCTTGACCGAGTTTTGAATGGTATTCGGGTAGCAAGTTCGGAACTCCTTGATGATGTGGTCAAAGGAATTCGAGGGCATAAGGAAATGGCTGATGAAGGTGCACATCGGGCGGCCCTGGCAATTATGACGACAGATACTACGGTAAAAGAATATGCCTATGAACTGCCCTGTTCTCAGGGAGGTGTTATTCATATTGGAGCGATTGCTAAGGGATCCGGGATGATTCACCCCAATATGGGTACCATGCTGGGGTTTTTAACAACCGATGCGGACATACCTTCGGCAGACTTGCAGCGTATTCTGAGTGAGGCAGTCGAAGAAAGCTTCAATATGGTTACCGTTGATGGTGATATGAGTACGAATGACATGGCTCTCTTACTGGCAAATGGGTCCTCGGGGATCACTCCGGAAGGGGAAGACAGGATAAACTTTGAAAGAATGGTTAAGTCCATGTGTATTGAGCTGGCTAAAGAGATTGCTCGGGATGGTGAGGGCGCCAGTAAGTTAATGGAAGTGTCAGTTTCCGGAGCAAAAACAATGGAAGACGCCCGTAAAATCGCCAGGAGCATTTGTGGCTCTAGTTTAGTCAAGGCTGCACTCTTTGGAGAGGATGCTAATTGGGGTCGTATTTTGACGGCAGCAGGATATTCGGGAGCGGAGTTTAATCCTGATAAGGTCGATGTCTTTTTAGGAGAGCTGATGGTTGCCCAGGCGGGAAGAGGAGTGATGTTTTCGGAAGAGAGGGCTAAAGAAATCCTCGGATTTAAGGAGGTCCATATTCTCTTGAACCTGCACGACGGGGAAGAAAACGCGACTGCTTGGGGCTGTGATTTAACCCATGAGTACGTCACGATCAATGGAAGTTACAGAACTTAAGTTTTAAGCTGAGAGCTGCGTACTATTGAGATCATTGACGTAATTGGCAGGCAAGGTTAAGAACTTATCATTTGAGAATTTTGTAAAGTAGAAGTGAGTTGAAACGTAAAGATGTTTACGGCTGAAGTTGGAGGTGTTTGAGATGACCCCTATGGAAGAGGGATTAGGGAAAGCTCGGGTTTTAGTAGAAGCCCTACCGTATATTCAAAAGTTTTCAGGTAAAACTGTGGTGATTAAGTATGGAGGGCACGCCATGGTTGATCCAGTTTTAAAGGAATCGGTAATGTTAGATATTCTGCTTTTGCATTCTGTGGGAATTCGTCCGGTGCTCGTTCACGGTGGAGGGCCCGAGATTAATGCCATGCTCAAGAAGGTTGGAATTGAAAGTCATTTTGTGCAAGGTTTAAGAGTTACGGATGCGCAAACCATGGAGATTGCCCAAATGGTTTTATTAGGCAAGTTGAACACAGAGATGGTATCTCTTCTCAATCGCTTTGGAGGTAAGAGTGTCGGATTATCCGGGAAGGATGCTAAGCTCCTAATGGCAATGAAGAAACCGATGCAGTTGCCCAATAGTCTGGGCAAAATGGAAGATGTTGATTTAGGGCTTGTGGGCGAAATCCAAAGTGTTACTCCAGACATTTTGAATACGTTGTTGGATCAAGGATATATACCTGTTATTTCTCCAGTTGCCAGTGGAGAAGAAGGAGAAACGTTTAATGTCAATGCTGATACTGCCGCGGGGAAAATAGCCGAGGCACTGAAAGCGGATAAGTTGCTGCTATTGACGGATGTACGCGGAATATTGAGAGATGTTGCGGATCAAGGATCGCTTATCTCCACGATTTCCAGAGGGGAAGTGGAGGTCCTCAAGAAACAAGGGATATTAACCGGCGGAATGCTTCCCAAAGTAGAGTGTGCGGTCTCTGCTTTAGACAGTGGTGTTGGCAGTGTACATATCCTTGATGGTCGGCTAAGCCATGCAATCCTATTGGAGTTGTTCACAGATGGTGGTATTGGCACTATGTTTAAAGGGGATAGCTGATCACCTATTCGCAAAAGACGCTGACCTGAGCTGAAGATAGAATTGTTATTTTAATAGATTGAACGATAACGAACGCCGAATATCGAGTTAAGGGGTTGATTGAAATGTTAGAAGGCTTAACAACCGGAGCAATTATTGAACGGGGAAAAAATGTAGTAATGAATACCTATGGCCGCTTAGGAATGACCATGGTCAAAGGGGACGGGGCATGGGTTTGGGATTCAGACGGAAGGCAATATTTAGATTTCGTAACTGGGCTTGCAGTGAATTCTCTGGGGCATGGCCATCCTGCGATTGTTCGTGCGATTCAAGAACAGGCCAAGGAAATTCTGCACACCTCAAATATTTACTGGATACCGAATCAAGTGGCTTTAGCAGAGCGCTTGGTGAAGCATTCTTTCGCCGATAAAGTATTCTTTTGCAACAGCGGAGCGGAGGCTAATGAAGCGGCTTTTAAGCTTGCTCGCAAGTATGCTAAGAAAAAGTTTGGGGTGCACAAATATGAAGTGGTCTCCCTTGAGAATTCCTTTCATGGACGAACCTTAGCTACCCTTACTCTCACTGGACAGACAAAATACCAGCAGGGCTTTGATCCGCTTCCTTTGGGCTTCACGTATGCTGCTTTGAATGATATCGATGCTCTAAGAGCGAAGGTCAGCAATGATACTGCGGCAGTCTTTATTGAGCCTATTCAAGGAGAGGGCGGGGTAATTCCTGCCTCGATAGAGTTTCTCAGGGAAGCACGAGCGCTTTGTGACCAGTACGGGGCCCTGTTGATTTTTGATGAAGTGCAGTGCGGTGTTGGTCGGACAGGGAAGCTCTTTGCCTATGAGTGGAGCGGTGTAGTTCCGGATATTATGACTTTAGCGAAAGCCTTAGGCGGTGGTGTACCGATTGGAGCCATGCTCGCCACGGATGAAGTGGCTGGAGCTTTTCAGCCCGGAGATCATGCTTCAACTTTTGGAGGAAATCCATTAGCCACTGCGGCAGGATGTGCGGTTTTAGACATTATGCTTGAAGAGGGATTCTTAGAAGGGGTCCAAGAGCGCGCAGCCTATTTTCAACAGGGACTAGAAACGTTGGTCCAGAAATACCGGACAGGTGAGTCTGTCCGGGGAAAAGGATTTATAGTAGGATGGCCCGTTTCTAAACTAGGTCCTGAAATAGTTGAGGCTTGCCTGCAAAATGGGCTTCTGATTAACTGTGTTGGAGGCAAGATTTTACGCTTCCTCCCCCCGCTTACGGTTGAGAAGACAGAAATAGATAAAGCCTTGGGAATTTTAGATGAAGTTCTCTCAAGAATCTGGAGGTAATTCAGGAGGAAGGGAATGAAAGCCGGAGTCCGCCGGTTAAAGAGGATATGGGGAGTCTGGGGGCTGAAGCAGAAATAGGATACTGATATCCAGGCAGAGGATTTAAATAATAATAGATGAGAGATTGTTCCGAGGAGGATGGGAATGAAAGCAGCACTCATACTTGAGACCGGGAAAATTCTATTAGGGGAATCTTTTGGGGCGACGGGAGAGGCTTTTGGAGAAGTTGTCTTTAACACGGGAATGACTGGTTATCAGGAAGTGTTGACCGATCCGTCGTATGCTGGACAAATGGTGTGTATGACCTATCCTCTCATTGGGAACTACGGGATCAACAGAGTAGATGACCAATCGGAGAAGCCTCAGGTCCAGGGGTTTATTGTGAAAGAAGCCGCACGTAATCCTAGTCATTGGCAGATGGAAAAAAACCTTTCCAGGACCTTGGCACAATCCGGAGTTGTAGGAATAAAGGGGATTGATACCCGCTCCTTAACCCGGATTATTAGGGAACATGGTGTACTGCGGGGCGTGATCACCACCGAAGCAGAGAATTTGGAAGAATGGGTTACCCGAGTGAAAACAAGGTCTGTTCCAGCCGATGTTGTGGCTCAGGTCAGTACTCCGAAGCTCTACACCTTGCCCGCTGTTCAATCTGAAAGAGATTCTTTCCATGTCGTGGTCTTGGATTTCGGAATTAAGAAAAATATTTTACAGGCTATGCAAGAAAATGGGTTTAGCTTGACAGTCGTTCCTCATACTACATCTGCAGAAAAGATACTGAATCTGCAACCTGATGGGGTCTTTCTATCCAATGGACCGGGAGACCCTAAAGAGGTAGCGGTTGGGATAGAAACGATTAAAAGGTTAATGGGGAAACGTCCTATTTTTGGAATTTGCTTAGGACATCAACTATTATCCCTTGCCTTAGGAGGGGATACCTATAAGATGAAGTTTGGGCATCGGGGAGGTAATCAGCCCGTACAAGATCTAGAGACCAAACGAGTGACGATTACTTCACAAAACCATGGCTATGCCATTTCAGAGAAAAGTCTGGAGCAGACTCCTCTTTACGTAACCCATCGCAATCTTAATGATCAAAGTATCGAGGGAGTAAAGCATCGGGATTTACCTGTTTTTTCAGTTCAATATCATCCGGAAGCAGGGCCGGGACCGAGTGAATCTCTGTATCTTTTTGATGAGTTTGCGCAATTAATGCAGGAATGGAGGGCTGGTTATGCCTCTTAACCCGGCGTGGAAGAAGGTCCTTGTCATAGGGTCCGGGCCGATAGTGATCGGGCAAGCCGCAGAATTTGATTATGCCGGGACCCAAGCGTGCAGAGCTCTCCGTGAAGTGGGATTGGAAGTCGTATTGGTTAACAGCAATCCAGCAACCATCATGACGGATGTGCAAACGGCAGATATCACCTATATCGAACCTCTGTTGCCTGAAGTATTAGAACGGATTATTGGCAAAGAATGCCCTGATGCGCTTCTGCCTACATTAGGCGGGCAAACTGGGCTTAACCTGGCAATGGAATTGGAGCGGGGCGGGCTTCTAAAATGTTATGGCGTGGACCTCATTGGCTGTAACTCAGAGACGATCTATAAAGCAGAAGATCGTGATGCCTTTAAGGAAACTATGCTCTCGCTGGGAGAACCGGTGGCTGAGAGTGTGATTGTAACCTCTTTGGAAGAAGGAGAGGAGTTCGCCAAACGACATGGGTTTCCGCTGATTGTTCGCCCGGCATATACCCTTGGCGGGACGGGCGGCGGGATTGTCAAAAACGCTAAACAATTAGAGGAAATCTTAAATAAAGGCCTCCAAGCCAGTCCCATTGGGCAATGTCTTGTCGAGCGGAGTGTGGCGGGCTGGAAGGAAATTGAGTATGAAGTCATGCGAGATGCGGCGGACAACTGTATAACAATTTGCAATATGGAAAATATCGACCCGGTAGGAATACATACGGGAGATAGTATTGTGGTTGCCCCCTCGCAGACCTTGAGTGATGTCGAATATCAGATGCTGAGGGCATCATCTTTAAAGATTATCCGAGCCCTTGGTGTAAACGGCGGGTGTAATGTTCAATTTGCCTTGAATCCGGTTAGTCGGGAGTATGTTGTGATTGAAGTAAATCCTCGGGTCAGTCGCTCAAGTGCTCTTGCCTCTAAAGCGACCGGATATCCGATTGCCAAAATGGCGGCTCTTTTGTCAGTTGGATTTACCCTTCCAGAATTGACAAACCCAGTAACTGGGCATACCAGTGCCTGCTTTGAGCCGGCTCTTGACTATGTGGTTGTCAAATTCCCTCGTTGGCCTTTTGATAAATTCCCGGCAGCGGATCATCGGTTGGGTACGCAAATGAAAGCGACCGGAGAGGTAATGGCGATGGAGCGGACGTTGGAAGCGGCTCTTTTAAAAGCGACCCGCTCTTTAGAAGTTGGTACGGTTGGTCTTCGGATTAAGGATTCCGGGGGCTGGACAGAAATGGAGATTGAAGACAAACTCAATTCTGCGGATCACGAACGTTTCTTTGCCATTCCTGAAGCCTTTCGCCGGGATTGGACCATCCTGGAGGTTCAAATGCTTACGCAGATTGATCCGTTCTATTTGTATAAGATTAAGGAATTGGTTTTACTCGAACAGCGTTTGCAAAATGAGCCGTTAACGACTGAGTTGCTGCGCTTGGCAAAAGTCCTGGGGTTTTCTGATTTAGCGATCGCTAAACTTACGGGCAGCTCAGAAGAAACGGTTCGCGCTTTGCGCACAGAGTTTGGGATTATTCCGGTTTATAAGACGGTTGACACCTGTGCCGCAGAGTTTGCTTCGGCAACTCCTTATTACTACTCCAGCTATGAGGAAGAGGATGAGGGAAAGGTGAGCACCGGCCCTAAAGTTGTAGTTTTAGGTTCGGGACCTATTCGAATTGGGCAAGGGATTGAGTTTGATTATTGCTCCGTTCACGCTCTTACAGCTTTGCAGGAAGCTGGCGTAGAAGCCATTATGATCAATAATAATCCTGAAACAGTATCGACAGATTTTGATATAGCAGATAAATTGTACTTTGAGCCATTGACCATTGAAGATGTGCTTCATGTCTTAAATAAAGAAAAAGCGGATGGAGT encodes the following:
- the rocF gene encoding arginase, which codes for MRKKVIRIIGVPIDLGADRRGVDMGPSAIRYAGLNARLKRIGWDVEDYGNLEVPVPETRVIKDKRLKYLEEIVAINEHLHLIVSEAIKEGVIPLILGGDHSLGIGTLAGLALNERSFGLIWFDTHGDYNSLDTTSSGNIHGMPLAVANGIGAQELTSIGGVQKKLREENTVIIGAREMDTEEKEMLRKSKIKVFTMRDIDQMGMTEVVNQGIKIASQGTDGIHVSFDLDVIDPEEAPGVGTPVPGGITYREAHLAMELLADSGLITSMDVVEVNPILDTHNKTAKLAVGLISSAFGERIF
- a CDS encoding M20 family metallopeptidase, with translation MDGIKAFFRVQAQYLREEVWEVARLIGEHPELGYEEYFASNCLSDFLKKHGFKVELGIAGMETAFLARFPGRRPGPKIAFLAEYDALPVIGHACGHNLIGAASAGAAVILSKSLELAGEIIVVGTPAEETSGGKVTLVEKGIFKDIDAAMMFHPGSQNVPIISSLALDAIEFTFHGRAAHSVAAASFGVNALDAVINFFVGINALKKQISRELKINGIITEGGNAPNVIPERAVARFYLRARKRKDLDELREQVIRCAEGAAAMVSARMTWHNFEYSYDEMRTNLALADCFSKNLEELGIIHIAPPQTAMGSVDMGNVSRVVPAIHPYLMLGTGTEIPHTLEFTQVCVSRKGESLVLLAMQALALTGWDILSDKKLLKKIKQEFQSIK
- the argC gene encoding N-acetyl-gamma-glutamyl-phosphate reductase; this translates as MKVGVLGATGYAGQELVRLLHRHEEVKELYLSSSSVAGENYETVYPHWEGQNVGILQDEDIPDVDVLFCALPHGLTAERTGGFLARKMKVIDLGADFRLNSGEIYEEWYKIKHPATDLLKDAVYGLPELYREQIRGKSLIANPGCYPTATLLALVPLLRKRLLQTNYLVIDAKSGVSGAGRGASLNTHYSEINENFKAYGVASHRHTPEIEQELSRAAGIPLTVNFTPHLVPMTRGMLATIYAKVSEGISEEDLRSCWLDQYEKEEFIHLLPPGTWPQTKFSSGSNHAFLQLTLDERTGNAIVISTIDNLLKGAAGQAIQNMNLAMGWPEARGLKGTALWP
- the argJ gene encoding bifunctional glutamate N-acetyltransferase/amino-acid acetyltransferase ArgJ; this translates as MNNTEKAWKAIGGGIAAPKGFYAAGVQAGIKYKDKYDVALIFSDVQAQAAGVYTRNIVKAHPLHLTQRHLKNGLARAIVVNSGNANACVGEFGDQAAFAMAEVAGMYLGIEPQDVLVASTGVIGVEMPLDRVLNGIRVASSELLDDVVKGIRGHKEMADEGAHRAALAIMTTDTTVKEYAYELPCSQGGVIHIGAIAKGSGMIHPNMGTMLGFLTTDADIPSADLQRILSEAVEESFNMVTVDGDMSTNDMALLLANGSSGITPEGEDRINFERMVKSMCIELAKEIARDGEGASKLMEVSVSGAKTMEDARKIARSICGSSLVKAALFGEDANWGRILTAAGYSGAEFNPDKVDVFLGELMVAQAGRGVMFSEERAKEILGFKEVHILLNLHDGEENATAWGCDLTHEYVTINGSYRT
- the argB gene encoding acetylglutamate kinase, coding for MTPMEEGLGKARVLVEALPYIQKFSGKTVVIKYGGHAMVDPVLKESVMLDILLLHSVGIRPVLVHGGGPEINAMLKKVGIESHFVQGLRVTDAQTMEIAQMVLLGKLNTEMVSLLNRFGGKSVGLSGKDAKLLMAMKKPMQLPNSLGKMEDVDLGLVGEIQSVTPDILNTLLDQGYIPVISPVASGEEGETFNVNADTAAGKIAEALKADKLLLLTDVRGILRDVADQGSLISTISRGEVEVLKKQGILTGGMLPKVECAVSALDSGVGSVHILDGRLSHAILLELFTDGGIGTMFKGDS
- a CDS encoding acetylornithine transaminase — encoded protein: MLEGLTTGAIIERGKNVVMNTYGRLGMTMVKGDGAWVWDSDGRQYLDFVTGLAVNSLGHGHPAIVRAIQEQAKEILHTSNIYWIPNQVALAERLVKHSFADKVFFCNSGAEANEAAFKLARKYAKKKFGVHKYEVVSLENSFHGRTLATLTLTGQTKYQQGFDPLPLGFTYAALNDIDALRAKVSNDTAAVFIEPIQGEGGVIPASIEFLREARALCDQYGALLIFDEVQCGVGRTGKLFAYEWSGVVPDIMTLAKALGGGVPIGAMLATDEVAGAFQPGDHASTFGGNPLATAAGCAVLDIMLEEGFLEGVQERAAYFQQGLETLVQKYRTGESVRGKGFIVGWPVSKLGPEIVEACLQNGLLINCVGGKILRFLPPLTVEKTEIDKALGILDEVLSRIWR
- the carA gene encoding glutamine-hydrolyzing carbamoyl-phosphate synthase small subunit; amino-acid sequence: MKAALILETGKILLGESFGATGEAFGEVVFNTGMTGYQEVLTDPSYAGQMVCMTYPLIGNYGINRVDDQSEKPQVQGFIVKEAARNPSHWQMEKNLSRTLAQSGVVGIKGIDTRSLTRIIREHGVLRGVITTEAENLEEWVTRVKTRSVPADVVAQVSTPKLYTLPAVQSERDSFHVVVLDFGIKKNILQAMQENGFSLTVVPHTTSAEKILNLQPDGVFLSNGPGDPKEVAVGIETIKRLMGKRPIFGICLGHQLLSLALGGDTYKMKFGHRGGNQPVQDLETKRVTITSQNHGYAISEKSLEQTPLYVTHRNLNDQSIEGVKHRDLPVFSVQYHPEAGPGPSESLYLFDEFAQLMQEWRAGYAS
- the carB gene encoding carbamoyl-phosphate synthase large subunit, with the translated sequence MPLNPAWKKVLVIGSGPIVIGQAAEFDYAGTQACRALREVGLEVVLVNSNPATIMTDVQTADITYIEPLLPEVLERIIGKECPDALLPTLGGQTGLNLAMELERGGLLKCYGVDLIGCNSETIYKAEDRDAFKETMLSLGEPVAESVIVTSLEEGEEFAKRHGFPLIVRPAYTLGGTGGGIVKNAKQLEEILNKGLQASPIGQCLVERSVAGWKEIEYEVMRDAADNCITICNMENIDPVGIHTGDSIVVAPSQTLSDVEYQMLRASSLKIIRALGVNGGCNVQFALNPVSREYVVIEVNPRVSRSSALASKATGYPIAKMAALLSVGFTLPELTNPVTGHTSACFEPALDYVVVKFPRWPFDKFPAADHRLGTQMKATGEVMAMERTLEAALLKATRSLEVGTVGLRIKDSGGWTEMEIEDKLNSADHERFFAIPEAFRRDWTILEVQMLTQIDPFYLYKIKELVLLEQRLQNEPLTTELLRLAKVLGFSDLAIAKLTGSSEETVRALRTEFGIIPVYKTVDTCAAEFASATPYYYSSYEEEDEGKVSTGPKVVVLGSGPIRIGQGIEFDYCSVHALTALQEAGVEAIMINNNPETVSTDFDIADKLYFEPLTIEDVLHVLNKEKADGVLVQFGGQTAINLAGRLKLAGVKILGTPVDAIDMAEDRERFAELLSKLGIPQSEGRSVTSIDQAQRIAEELEFPVIVRPSYVIGGRAMQVVENLDELKNYLRRAIHLSPEHPILVDRYLDGKEVEVDAVSDGEITVVAGIMEHIERAGVHSGDSLAVYPPQSLTPSEIEQIEDFTCRLAEGIGIRGLINIQFVVVRGKVYVLEVNPRASRTVPILSKVTGIPLVNLAVQVSLGKALKEMGYAHGLAPEVPFVVVKAPVFSFEKLTKVETSLGPEMKSTGEVLGMDTQFGHALAKAFAASRIPLPEDGNILVSVAEKDRPEAITLARQLAQLGFGVKGTGDTAKALALCGVEVEEVSESSETLKEAIRQQEFSFLLSTSNQGTSERTGYLLRRLAAEHGVPCFTSMDTAKAVVRAFQEIRSHTTPQVLSLQEYLVMQA